In Streptomyces camelliae, the sequence AGATCGTGGACAAGCTGTCCTACGCCGTCTACAAGGCGACGCGCATGAAGGGCGACCCGCGCCGCAACGGCGGCCACCGCACGCTGACGCACACCTGGGTGTGGGCGGTCCTGCTGGGTGCCGGCTGCTCTGCGGCGGCGATCACGGGGGGCCGCTGGGCGGTGCTGGCGATCCTCTTCGTGCACATGGTGCTGGCGATCGAGGGTCTGCTGTGGCGGGCCGCCCGGGGTTCCAGCAGCGATGTCCTGGTCTGGCTGCTGGCCGCGACCAGCGCATGGATCCTCGCGGGAATACTGGACAAGCCGGGCAACGGCTCCGACTGGCTGTTCACCGCGTCGGACCAGCGGTACCTGTGGCTGGGGCTTCCGATCGTGCTGGGCGCGCTGGTCCACGACATCGGGGACGCGCTGACCGTGTCCGGCTGCCCGATCCTGTGGCCCATCCCGGTGGGCCGCAAGCGCTGGTACCCGGTGGGGCCGCCGAAGGCGATGCGGTTCCGGGCCGGCAGCTGGGTGGAGCTGAAGGTGCTGATGCCCGCGTTCATGCTGCTCGGCGGCGTCGGCTGCGCGGCAGCGCTCAATGTGATCTGACCTGCCGGCCTCGGCCGCGGGACGCTCCCTGCGGTCCGTCCCGCCGCTCCGGCCCACGGGGGCTGAGTGATCGCTCCCGGTCAGCCGACCTCGCCCGGCTCGGCCCCGCCGCCGTACCGGCGCTCGAAGCGGGCGACGCGGCCCTCGGTGTCGACCGTCCGGGCCTTGCCCGTGTAGAAGGGGTGGCTCTCCGAGGAGATCTCCACGTCGATCACCGGGTAGCTCTCGCCGTCGTCCCACTCGATGGTCTGTTCGCTCTGCGCGGTCGACCGGGTGAGGAAGGCGTACCCGGCGGCGCGGTCACGGAAGACCACGGGGTGGTAGTCGGGGTGCTTGTCCTGCTGCATGGCGGCTCCTCGTGCGGGGCGGTCGGACCGGCGGCGGGCGGGTCAGCCGGACAAGGAGTCCTCGTCGACGATGTGCATCGCGGCTTCCTCGGCGGAGGCGGCGGCGCCGTCGATGCCGACATCGGTGGCGACCAGGGCGGCCTCGTCGTCCTCGTGCGCCCCCTCGTCGGGGGCGACCAGGCGGCCGGAGCGGAGGTTGCCGACCTCGTTGTCCAGGAGTTCCCCGTCGATGTCGCGGTCACCGATGTCGTCGCCGTCGGGTACGACGAGGTCGGGCTGTTCCTCGGCCAGCCGCTGGTCCAGGGTCTCGCCCGCCTGGCGCTCGGCCGCCGTGACACCGGTGTGTTCCACCGCCCACGGTCGTTCAGGAGGGGACCAGCCGCGGTCGAGCGGGTCGTCGACGCCGTCGGACTCCAGTGTGTCCTCGACGTCGAGGAGTCCCGAGTCCTCCCGGATCTCCGAGGAATCGG encodes:
- a CDS encoding metal-dependent hydrolase; this encodes MMGPAHSLSGAAAWLGVGAAAAAAGHPMPWPVLLVGALICAGAALAPDLDHKAATISRSFGPISHGICEIVDKLSYAVYKATRMKGDPRRNGGHRTLTHTWVWAVLLGAGCSAAAITGGRWAVLAILFVHMVLAIEGLLWRAARGSSSDVLVWLLAATSAWILAGILDKPGNGSDWLFTASDQRYLWLGLPIVLGALVHDIGDALTVSGCPILWPIPVGRKRWYPVGPPKAMRFRAGSWVELKVLMPAFMLLGGVGCAAALNVI
- a CDS encoding type B 50S ribosomal protein L31, with the protein product MQQDKHPDYHPVVFRDRAAGYAFLTRSTAQSEQTIEWDDGESYPVIDVEISSESHPFYTGKARTVDTEGRVARFERRYGGGAEPGEVG
- a CDS encoding DUF5709 domain-containing protein, with amino-acid sequence MDSADSWGDDVYQPDSSEIREDSGLLDVEDTLESDGVDDPLDRGWSPPERPWAVEHTGVTAAERQAGETLDQRLAEEQPDLVVPDGDDIGDRDIDGELLDNEVGNLRSGRLVAPDEGAHEDDEAALVATDVGIDGAAASAEEAAMHIVDEDSLSG